A part of Liolophura sinensis isolate JHLJ2023 chromosome 1, CUHK_Ljap_v2, whole genome shotgun sequence genomic DNA contains:
- the LOC135482144 gene encoding IQ domain-containing protein K-like, whose product MSVISHVQEPNLWDLICKDFASRKPPFQDDDAMSVHTEYSDFDPGKHNPVFYGNMHQKVEVDSEPFEEVDISMGHTSCAGYAFVEKPPKSPSPPPPPAPNKDTCTHREYLEHYIFPILLPGLEEMLKQAKLEKCFERKRTKFNALDFLTEYLWGWNPLYKDRDGIPLLEIPFVKTWLKDHPRPPLPLSLIWTEEEAALVIQSFWRGYQVRKTPEIQELRIWQREWREENANVTIKVSDFWAKQMPEGEGFSPCQSDQVIPDSSATSSQVQDKPDTVNSSDPDTSHVQLEVDSSQVSQHATDAD is encoded by the exons ATGTCTGTTATAAGTCATGTACAAGAACCCAATCTGTGGGATTTGATCTGTAAAG ATTTTGCATCCCGCAAGCCCCCATTTCAAGATGATGATGCTATGTCAGTGCACACAGAATATTCTGACTTTGACCCAGGCAAACATAATCCTGTGTTTTATGGGAACATGCACCAAAAAGTTGAGGTAGACTCAGAGCCTTTTGAAGAGGTAGACATTTCCATGGGGCATACATCATGTGCTGGCTATGCCTTTGTTGAGAAACCACCCAAGTCGCCTTCACCACCTCCTCCTCCTGCACCCAACAAAGACACCT GCACACACAGGGAGTATTTGGAACACTATATATTTCCTATATTATTACCTGGTTTAGAAGAAATGCTAAAACAAGCAAAGTTGGAAAAATGCTTTGAG AGGAAGAGAACAAAGTTTAATGCGCTGGATTTCTTAACAGAATATCTGTGGGG ATGGAATCCATTATATAAAGACAGAGATGGGATACCCCTTTTAGAGATACCCTTTGTAAAGACATGGCTCAAGGACCA TCCTCGTCCTCCATTGCCTTTGTCACTTATCTGGACGGAAGAGGAGGCAGCTCTTGTCATCCAGTCCTTTTGGAGAGGCTATCAG GTTCGTAAAACTCCAGAAATTCAAGAGTTAAGAATTTGGCAGAGAGAGTGGCGAGAAGAGAATGCAAATGTCACCATCAAGGTTAGCGATTTCTGGGCTAAGCAGATGCCTGAAGGGGAGGGGTTCTCGCCCTGTCAATCTGATCAGGTTATTCCAGATAGCAGTGCAACAAGTAGCCAGGTACAGGATAAGCCCGACACTGTGAACTCTTCAGATCCAGACACAAGCCACGTACAGTTGGAGGTAGATTCAAGTCAAGTTAGTCAGCACGCAACAGATGCTGATTAA